The Punica granatum isolate Tunisia-2019 chromosome 4, ASM765513v2, whole genome shotgun sequence genome has a window encoding:
- the LOC116205412 gene encoding 4-hydroxy-tetrahydrodipicolinate synthase, chloroplastic-like — translation MATLKSYGACLRGSALQLPSPKSGDSYKRRNGKWRSPQAAVIPNFHLPMRSLEVKNRTSVDDIKSLRLITAIKTPYLPDGRFDLEAYDDLVNMQIVQGAEGIIVGGTTGEGQLMSWDEHIMLIGHTVNCFGASIKVIGNTGSNSTREAIHASEQGFAVGMHAALHINPYYGKTSMEGLVQHFNSVLSMGPTIIYNVPSRTGQDIPPRVIHSLSDNSNLAGIKECVGNDRIKEYTDKGIVVWSGNDDQCHDARWNYAATGVISVTSNLVPGLMRELMFGGKYPSLNSKLMPLINWLFEEPNPIGLNTALAQLGVVRPVFRLPYVPLPLEKRIEFVNLVKEIGREYFVGDKDVQVLDDDDFVLVDRY, via the exons ATGGCTACATTGAAGAGCTACGGCGCGTGCTTGAGAGGATCAGCGCTCCAGCTCCCGAGCCCTAAGAGCGGCGACAGCTACAAGAG GAGGAATGGTAAATGGAGATCTCCTCAAGCTGCTGTGATACCTAATTTTCATCTGCCCATGCGAAGCCTTGAAGTTAAAAACAG GACATCTGTGGACGACATAAAGTCTCTCAGGCTGATAACAGCCATCAAAACCCCGTACTTACCTGATGGTAGGTTTGATCTTGAAGCATATGATGACTTGGTGAACATGCAGATCGTACAGGGTGCGGAAGGCATAATCGTTGGTGGGACCACTGGAGAGGGCCAGCTGATGAGCTGGGACGAGCACATTATGCTAATCGGCCACACAGTGAATTGCTTCGGTGCATCAATAAAGGTGATTGGAAACACCGGAAGCAACTCTACAAGGGAAGCAATTCATGCCTCTGAACAGGGATTTGCTGTGGGAATGCATGCTGCCCTTCATATCAATCCGTACTATGGGAAAACTTCAATGGAAGGTTTGGTTCAGCACTTCAATAGTGTCCTTTCGATGGGCCCTACAATCATATACAATGTACCTTCAAGGACAGGGCAAGATATCCCTCCCAGGGTTATTCACTCCTTGTCAGATAATAGTAACCTTGCTGGGATAAAAGAGTGTGTAGGAAATGATCGAATCAAGGAGTACACGGACAAGGGGATTGTGGTTTGGAGTGGAAACGATGACCAGTGCCACGACGCAAGGTGGAACTATGCAGCCACAGGAGTCATATCTGTCACTAGCAACCTAGTCCCAGGTTTGATGCGGGAATTGATGTTTGGTGGGAAATATCCTTCCTTAAACTCGAAGCTCATGCCTCTGATCAATTGGCTATTCGAGGAGCCGAACCCTATTGGGTTAAACACAGCCCTTGCTCAGCTGGGAGTTGTGAGGCCAGTCTTCAGGCTTCCTTATGTGCCGCTGCCTCTTGAAAAGAGGATAGAGTTTGTAAATTTGGTGAAGGAGATCGGAAGGGAGTACTTTGTGGGAGATAAAGACGTTCAAGTTCTTGATGACGACGACTTTGTTTTGGTTGATAGGTACTAA
- the LOC116206278 gene encoding brefeldin A-inhibited guanine nucleotide-exchange protein 2-like, whose amino-acid sequence MASEEADSRSRLAQVLAPALEKIVKNASWRKHSKLAHECKSVLEKLTKPLPSTPDSEPESSVPGPLCDGPTELSLADSESFLSPLINACNSGNLKIADPSVDCVQKLIAHGYLRGEADPSGGPEAKLLSKLIESVCKCRELGDEAVELLILKTLLSAVTSISIRIHGDCLLMIVRTCYDIYLESKNVVNQTTAKASLVQMLVIVFRRMEADSSTVPIQPIVVAELMEPVEKSDPDNSMTQFVQGFITKIMQDIDVVLNPATPGKGPLAGHDGAFETTTVETTNPADLLDSTDKDMLDAKYWEISMYKTALEGRKGELVDGEVEREDDLEVQIGNKLRRDAFLVFRALCKLSMKTPPKEAVADPQLMKGKIVALELLKILLENAGAVFRTSDRFLGAIKQYLCLSLLKNSASTLMIVFQLSCSIFISLVSRFRAGLKAEIGVFFPMIVLRVLENVAQPNFQQKMIVLKFLEKLCVDSQILVDIFINYDCDVNSSNIFERMVNGLLKTAQGVPPGTVTTLLPPQEVTMKLEAMKCLVEILKSMGDWMNKQLRIPDRHSAKQIEPAENSPESANLPLENGNGDEPVEGSDTHSEASTEASDVSTIEQRRAYKLELQEGISLFNRKPKKGIEFLINANKVGNSPEEIASFLKNASGLNKTLIGDYLGEREDLSLKVMHAYVDSFDFQGMEFDEAIRAFLQGFRLPGEAQKIDRIMEKFAERYCKCNPKAFTSADTAYVLAYSVIMLNTDAHNPMVKNKMSADDFIRNNRGIDDGKDLPEEYLRSLFERISRNEIKMKDDDLASQQRQSLNTNRISGLDSILNIVIRKRGEHMETSDDLIRHMQEQFKEKARKSESVYYAATDVVILRFMIEVCWAPMLAAFSVPLDQSDDEVVLAFCLEGFRHAIHVTAAMSMKTHRDAFVTSLAKFTSLHSPADIKQKNIEAIKAIVAIADEDGNYLQEAWEHVLTCVSRFEHLHLLGEGAPPDATFFGFPQNESEKSKQPKTNILPVLKKKGPGRIHYAAASVLRGSYDSASIGGTASGAVTSEQMNSLVSNLNMLEQVGSSEMNRIFTRSQKLNSEAIIDFVKALCKVSMDELRSQSDPRVFSLTKIVEIAHYNMNRIRLVWSSIWHVLSDFFVTIGCSENLSVAIFAMDSLRQLSMKFLEREELANYNFQNEFMKPFVVVMRKSSAVEIRELIIRCVSQMVLSRVNNVKSGWKSMFMVFTTAAYDDHKNIVLLAFELIEKIIRDYFPYITETETTTFTDCVNCLIAFTNSRFNKEISLNAIAFLRFCATKLAEGDLGSSARNKEKETFAKVSPSPQRGKDVKLENGEIADKEDHLYFWFPLLAGLSELSFDPRPEIRKSALQVLFETLRNHGHLFSLSLWERVFESVLFPIFDYVRHAIDPSGGNSPGQETDGDSSELDQDAWLYETCTLALQLVVDLFVKFYSTVNPLLKKVLMLLVSFIKRPHQSLAGIGIAAFVRLMSNCGDLFSDEKWLEVVLSLKEAANVTLPDFAFIGESTVHSHEQLPVNRLSNGESADPRMPDAEAENLQMQHLYNSISDAKCRAAVQLLLIQAVVEIYSMYRSNLSPDNTLVLFDAMHDIGSHAHKVNTDATLRSKLQEFGSMTQMQDPPLLRLENESFQLCLQLLQNLILDGPPSYDEAEVEVHLVELCQEVLEFYINTAQFGQRTESSSSSGDSLRWNVPLGSGKRRELAARAPLIVATLQAICSLGEGSFKKNLSRFFPLLSGLVTCEHGSNEVQAALSEMLKSSVGPVLLRSC is encoded by the exons ATGGCTTCCGAGGAAGCCGATTCCCGTTCCCGCCTGGCTCAGGTGCTCGCCCCTGCCCTTGAGAAGATTGTGAAGAACGCCTCCTGGCGCAAGCACTCGAAGCTCGCCCACGAGTGCAAGTCCGTCCTCGAGAAGCTCACCAAGCCCCTCCCCTCCACGCCCGATTCCGAGCCGGAGTCCTCCGTCCCCGGCCCCCTCTGCGATGGCCCGACCGAGCTCTCCCTTGCTGACTCGGAGTCCTTCCTCAGCCCCCTCATCAACGCCTGCAACTCCGGGAATCTCAAGATCGCCGATCCTTCTGTAGATTGCGTGCAGAAGCTCATCGCCCATGGGTACCTCCGCGGTGAGGCGGACCCCAGCGGCGGGCCAGAGGCAAAGCTGCTCTCCAAGTTGATTGAGTCAGTGTGCAAGTGCCGCGAGTTAGGGGATGAGGCGGTGGAGCTGTTGATTCTGAAGACTCTCTTGTCTGCTGTGACTTCGATATCAATCCGAATCCATGGTGATTGCTTGCTAATGATAGTGAGGACCTGTTACGATATCTATCTAGAGAGTAAGAATGTGGTTAATCAAACCACGGCGAAGGCGTCTTTGGTACAAATGCTGGTGATTGTGTTTCGGAGAATGGAGGCGGATTCTTCCACCGTCCCGATTCAGCCCATTGTAGTGGCTGAGTTGATGGAGCCAGTTGAGAAGTCCGACCCTGACAATTCGATGACCCAGTTTGTGCAGGGGTTCATTACGAAGATTATGCAGGACATTGATGTGGTCTTGAATCCGGCAACACCGGGGAAGGGCCCACTTGCTGGTCATGATGGGGCATTTGAGACCACCACTGTGGAGACCACGAATCCTGCGGATTTGTTAGATTCAACCGATAAGGATATGTTGGATGCTAAGTATTGGGAGATTAGTATGTATAAGACTGCGTTGGAGGGGAGGAAAGGGGAGTTGGTTGATGGGGAAGTGGAGAGGGAGGATGATTTGGAGGTACAGATTGGGAATAAGTTGAGGAGAGATGCGTTCTTAGTGTTTAGAGCCCTCTGTAAGTTGTCCATGAAGACGCCACCGAAGGAGGCCGTGGCGGATCCGCAACTGATGAAGGGCAAGATTGTGGCTTTGGAGCTGTTGAAGATCCTGCTGGAGAATGCTGGGGCTGTCTTCAGGACAAGCGACAG GTTTTTGGGTGCCATAAAGCAATACCTATGTCTATCACTATTAAAGAACAGTGCGTCAACCTTAATGATTGTTTTTCAgctctcttgctccatttTCATCAGCCTTGTATCTAGATTCAGGGCTGGACTGAAAGCGGAGATTGGAGTGTTTTTCCCTATGATTGTACTTCGAGTACTAGAAAATGTTGCGCAGCCTAACTTTCAGCAGAAGATGATTGTCCTTAAGTTCCTGGAGAAGCTGTGTGTTGATTCCCAGATTCTAGTGGACATTTTCATCAATtatgattgtgatgttaatTCATCTAACATCTTTGAGAG AATGGTGAATGGACTTCTTAAAACTGCTCAAGGTGTTCCTCCGGGTACTGTTACAACTCTTTTGCCTCCTCAAGAGGTCACTATGAAACTTGAAGCTATGAAGTGCTTGGTAGAAATCCTAAAATCAATGGGAGACTGGATGAACAAACAGTTAAGGATTCCAGATCGCCATTCTGCAAAGCAAATTGAACCAGCAGAAAACAGTCCTGAATCAGCCAATCTTCCCTTGGAAAACGGGAATGGAGATGAGCCAGTTGAAGGGTCAGATACCCACTCTGAGGCCTCTACTGAAGCCTCTGACGTCTCAACAATCGAGCAGCGTCGGGCTTACAAGCTTGAACTCCAG GAAGGTATTTCTCTTTTCAATAGGAAACCTAAGAAAGGGATTGAATTTCTCATCAATGCAAATAAAGTGGGAAATTCACCTGAGGAAATAGCGAGTTTTCTGAAAAATGCATCTGGGTTAAACAAGACACTGATTGGAGATTACTTAGGAGAAAGAGAAGACTTATCACTTAAAGTCATGCATGCCTATGTGGATTCCTTTGACTTTCAAGGCATGGAATTTGATGAGGCTATTAGGGCTTTTCTACAAGGCTTCAGATTGCCTGGTGAAGCACAGAAGATTGATCGAATCATGGAGAAGTTTGCTGAGCGCTATTGCAAGTGCAATCCAAAAGCATTTACAAGTGCTGATACGGCTTACGTTCTTGCATACTCTGTGATAATGCTAAATACCGATGCTCATAATCCTATGGTGAAAAATAAG ATGTCAGCTGATGATTTTATAAGGAATAATCGAGGCATTGATGATGGCAAAGATTTACCTGAGGAGTATCTGAGATCATTGTTCGAAAGAATATCAAGAAATGAGATCAAAATGAAAGATGATGATCTGGCTTCTCAACAAAGGCAGTCTTTGAACACAAACCGGATTTCGGGACTGGATAGTATCTTAAATATTGTGATCCGTAAGAGAGGGGAGCATATGGAAACTAGTGATGATCTTATTAGACACATGCAGGAACAATTCAAAGAGAAGGCTCGCAAGTCTGA GTCAGTTTATTATGCAGCTACAGATGTGGTGATTTTGAGATTTATGATAGAGGTATGTTGGGCTCCTATGTTGGCTGCTTTCAGCGTCCCACTCGACCAAAGTGACGACGAAGTAGTCTTAGCTTTCTGTCTTGAAGGCTTCCGCCATGCTATTCACGTCACAGCCGCTATGTCCATGAAGACTCACAGAGATGCTTTTGTGACTTCATTAGCCAAATTTACTTCTCTTCACTCGCCGGCTGAtataaaacagaaaaatatAGAAGCTATCAAG GCTATAGTCGCAATTGCCGACGAAGATGGGAACTACCTGCAGGAAGCTTGGGAGCATGTATTGACTTGTGTATCCAGGTTCGAGCACCTACATCTCTTGGGTGAGGGCGCTCCACCTGATGCCACTTTCTTTGGTTTTCCTCAAAATGAGTCTGAAAAGTCAAAACAACCCAAGACAAATATCCTTCCTGTTCTGAAAAAGAAGGGACCTGGAAGAATCCATTATGCAGCTGCTTCTGTGCTGAGAGGTTCATATGATAGTGCTAGTATTGGTGGCACTGCTTCTGGGGCAGTCACTTCTGAACAGATGAACAGTTTAGTTTCCAATCTAAACATGTTAGAACAGGTTGGAAGCTCTGAAATGAACCGTATATTCACACGGAGTCAGAAGTTGAACAGTGAGGCAATAATAGACTTTGTTAAGGCTCTCTGCAAGGTTTCCATGGATGAGTTGAGATCCCAATCTGATCCCCGGGTCTTCAGCCTCACAAAGATTGTAGAGATAGC GCACTACAACATGAATCGCATCCGGCTAGTGTGGTCAAGCATATGGCATGTTCTTTCTGATTTCTTTGTGACCATTGGCTGCTCTGAGAACCTTTCAGTTGCAATCTTTGCGATGGATTCTTTACGACAGTTATCAATGAAATTCCTGGAGCGGGAAGAGCTGGCAAATTATAATTTCCAGAATGAATTCATGAAACCTTTCGTTGTCGTTATGCGTAAGAGCAGCGCCGTTGAAATCAGAGAGTTGATTATCAGATGTGTATCCCAGATGGTTCTTTCTCGAGTCAATAATGTCAAATCAGGATGGAAGAGCATGTTCATG GTCTTTACAACAGCTGCGTACGATGATCACAAGAACATCGTGCTCTTGGCTTTCGAATTAATTGAGAAGATCATACGAGACTATTTCCCATACATCACAGAGACCGAAACAACCACTTTCACTGATTGTGTGAACTGCTTGATTGCATTCACCAACAGTAGATTCAACAAGGAGATCAGTCTTAATGCAATTGCTTTTCTCAGATTTTGTGCAACGAAACTAGCAGAAGGTGATCTCGGGTCCTCAGCAAGGAATAAAGAAAAGGAGACTTTTGCGAAGGTTTCTCCATCTCCGCAAAGGGGCAAGGATGTAAAGCTCGAGAATGGGGAGATTGCAGACAAGGAGGATCATCTCTATTTTTGGTTCCCGCTGTTGGCTG GTTTATCAGAGCTTAGCTTTGATCCAAGGCCTGAGATCAGGAAGAGTGCTCTGCAAGTACTGTTCGAGACCCTTAGGAATCATGGTCACCTCTTCTCTCTATCCTTGTGGGAGAGAGTATTCGAATCAGTCCTCTTCCCAATCTTCGACTATGTACGTCATGCTATTGATCCCTCAGGAGGAAACTCCCCAGGACAGGAGACTGATGGAGATTCTAGCGAACTTGATCAGGATGCATGGCTCTATGAGACTTGCACCCTAGCCCTCCAATTAGTGGTGGATCTCTTCGTCAAGTTCTATAGCACAGTGAACCCCCTCTTGAAGAAAGTCCTCATGCTTCTTGTGAGTTTCATCAAGCGGCCTCACCAGAGCCTCGCTGGGATTGGGATCGCTGCATTTGTCCGGTTGATGAGCAATTGTGGGGATCTATTCTCTGATGAGAAGTGGCTAGAAGTGGTTCTATCATTGAAAGAAGCTGCTAATGTTACGCTTCCTGATTTCGCTTTCATTGGAGAGAGCACTGTTCACAGCCATGAACAACTACCTGTAAATAGACTCAGTAATGGTGAGTCTGCCGACCCGAGAATGCCGGATGCTGAGGCAGAGAACCTTCAGATGCAGCATTTGTATAATTCCATTTCTGATGCAAAGTGCCGAGCTGCTGTTCAACTACTACTGATTCAG GCGGTGGTGGAGATCTACAGCATGTATCGATCAAACCTCTCCCCAGATAACACACTAGTCCTCTTCGATGCGATGCACGACATTGGTTCCCATGCCCACAAGGTCAACACTGATGCAACCCTCCGATCGAAGCTGCAGGAATTTGGCTCGATGACCCAAATGCAGGATCCCCCTTTACTCCGCCTTGAGAACGAGTCCTTCCAGCTGTGCCTCCAATTACTGCAGAATCTGATACTTGACGGGCCACCATCTTACGATGAGGCAGAGGTGGAGGTCCACCTGGTCGAACTCTGCCAGGAAGTCCTAGAGTTCTATATCAACACGGCTCAGTTTGGACAGAGGACGGagtcatcatcttcatcaggGGATAGCCTGCGGTGGAATGTTCCTCTGGGCTCAGGGAAACGGAGGGAACTAGCAGCACGCGCCCCTCTAATTGTGGCCACTCTACAGGCAATTTGCAGCCTGGGGGAGGGGTCGTTCAAGAAGAACTTGAGTCGGTTCTTTCCTCTACTGTCGGGCTTGGTAACCTGCGAGCACGGGTCTAACGAAGTTCAGGCAGCTCTCAGTGAGATGCTCAAGTCGTCGGTGGGACCTGTTTTGCTCAGATCCTGTTGA